A window of the Nitrospirota bacterium genome harbors these coding sequences:
- a CDS encoding ammonia-forming cytochrome c nitrite reductase subunit c552 produces MKRRFQLPVYLTVLTIVAVLFLYGCPPPKTEPVRPVKIADGEVDPAEWGKAYPTNYELWKKTEEPTPVGKSKYKRGFDADKITYDKLSEFPYMSLLFSGWGFGVEYNEPRGHAYMVKDQLEIDPSRVKAGGVCLSCKTPYAPKFEKEMGVDYYKKPYLDVHATIPKEHRELGVACIDCHDNKDMSLKISRDFTLTKALKEMGVDPAKITRQEMRSVVCAQCHVTYNINKDKEGKSVGLYFPWQGSKWGNITVENIIKQIREDETVREWTQKVTGYKMPFIRHAEFELFTLNSVHWKAGASCADCHMPYTKVGAYKVSDHRVTSPLKNDMRACMQCHTESAEWLKEQVTAIQDRTVSLMLRSGYATAIVAKLLEKVHELQTAGKNIDKEFYEKAKDFYMEAFFRTLYIGGENSVGFHNPTEAMRILGDSVAFATKAEAILRQVLTKAGVDVPLMVNLELNKYLDARGEKKLKFQKGVEIKDPFGIQDKLITIQLTK; encoded by the coding sequence ATGAAAAGAAGATTTCAATTGCCAGTATATTTAACCGTTTTAACAATTGTGGCAGTGTTATTTCTGTACGGATGTCCACCGCCCAAAACAGAGCCTGTCAGGCCTGTAAAGATTGCAGACGGTGAGGTTGACCCAGCAGAGTGGGGAAAGGCATACCCGACAAATTATGAATTATGGAAGAAAACAGAAGAGCCTACACCTGTTGGTAAGAGCAAATATAAGAGGGGTTTTGATGCGGATAAAATCACATATGACAAGCTCTCTGAATTCCCCTATATGTCGCTTCTTTTCAGCGGGTGGGGATTTGGGGTTGAGTACAATGAGCCACGCGGGCATGCCTATATGGTAAAAGACCAGCTTGAAATTGACCCCTCACGGGTAAAAGCTGGTGGTGTCTGTCTCAGTTGTAAGACTCCATATGCACCGAAATTTGAAAAGGAGATGGGTGTTGATTACTATAAAAAGCCATATCTTGATGTCCATGCCACTATTCCCAAGGAGCATCGGGAGCTTGGTGTGGCCTGCATTGACTGTCATGACAACAAGGACATGTCATTGAAGATATCTAGAGACTTTACTCTCACAAAGGCACTCAAGGAGATGGGTGTTGACCCTGCAAAGATTACCCGTCAGGAGATGAGGAGCGTTGTCTGTGCCCAGTGTCATGTGACCTACAATATCAATAAAGATAAGGAAGGCAAGTCCGTAGGTCTTTATTTCCCATGGCAGGGTAGCAAGTGGGGGAATATAACAGTTGAGAACATCATCAAGCAGATTCGCGAAGATGAAACTGTGAGGGAATGGACCCAAAAGGTGACTGGTTATAAAATGCCGTTTATAAGGCATGCTGAGTTTGAGCTGTTCACTTTAAACAGTGTTCACTGGAAGGCTGGTGCTTCCTGTGCAGATTGTCATATGCCTTATACAAAGGTTGGAGCTTATAAGGTTTCTGACCATAGGGTAACCAGCCCTCTTAAGAACGACATGAGGGCATGTATGCAATGCCATACTGAAAGTGCAGAATGGCTAAAAGAGCAGGTGACCGCTATACAGGATAGAACTGTATCTTTAATGCTAAGGTCCGGATATGCGACTGCAATCGTTGCAAAGCTTTTAGAGAAGGTGCACGAGCTCCAGACTGCAGGAAAGAATATTGACAAGGAGTTTTACGAGAAAGCCAAAGATTTCTATATGGAAGCCTTCTTCAGGACCTTATATATTGGCGGTGAAAACTCTGTTGGCTTTCACAACCCTACAGAGGCTATGAGGATACTCGGTGATTCAGTTGCTTTTGCGACAAAGGCTGAGGCCATACTGAGGCAGGTTCTGACAAAGGCAGGGGTAGATGTTCCACTGATGGTGAATCTTGAGCTGAACAAATACCTGGATGCGAGAGGGGAAAAGAAGCTTAAATTCCAGAAAGGGGTGGAGATCAAAGACCCCTTTGGCATTCAGGATAAGCTGATAACTATTCAACTCACTAAATAA